GGTAGATTCAACAAGCAAAAAGACATATTCCTTTCTCAAAAGCTCCACGAATAAATACGGAGGCTTGAATAATTAGCTTGAGCATTCTTCTTTTGAGAATCCCTATGGACTTAGGCTTAATCAAAAATTATTCTGATTGATTATTATTCATTACTGATGCCATAACACTTGTGAACAGGTCATGAGTGTTACAACATGGTACTTGTTTGGGAATACTTTTATAGGAATGATAAAGAAGGCGATCGCACTAACACTTTCAATTCAAATGTACTACATCACCTTGCAATCACTCCTATTTTACAAAAAAGACGTATCAATAATCACTAATCTACCAGGAGTAAGCAAGATGGGATTTACTGAAGATATTGTCAAGCTGTCTGAACAAGTGCGTAAGCGATTTGACCAAGTTGTTGGCGAAGAAGCTACTAAGATGGCGTTGATTGTTCCTTTTCTGAGCGCTCTTGGCTATGATGTCTATGATCCTAGCGAAGTCATGCCAGAATATGTAGCAGATTTTGCTACTAGAAGAGCGGGACAGTTTGAAAAAGTAGATTACGCCTTAGCTATTAATGGTACTAAAGTTATGCTCGTAGAGGCAAAAGCCCGTGGTCAAAAAGCTGAGGCACATGATGGGCAATTGAGCAAATATTTTAATGCACTTTTGACAACAAAAGTAGCTATCGTCACTAACGGTATTGAATACCGTTTCTTTACAGACTTGCGTGATAAAAATGTCATGGATAAGGAGCCATTTTTTACTTTTAATATCCTTGAATATGATTCCAAAGATATTGATAACCTCAAATTCTTTCACCGTGATAATTTTGATATCATAGCTATTACCAGCCATGCTGAAGAAATGGTTTATGTAAAAGGCATGACTCAGCTTGTAGGAAATCTTTTACGTTCTCCTTCTGAAGAATTTATTCGTTTCTTGGTATCTGAATTGCGTTCCTCTGACCGCAGGTATGAATTTCAAGGTAAGATTAATGCTAGGATAATTGAAAAATTCAAGGTAATTGTTAAAAAGTCGATTCAAGGAAGTTTACTAGACTTAATGACAAGCTCCCTTAGCCGAGAAATGTCTCAACCTGTCCAAGTTGAAGTAGAAGCAGAAATTGAAGAAGAGGAACAACCCCAAGACCCTCAAGAATCAAGAATAGTAACCACTGCTGAAGAAATTGAAGCTTTTGAAAAAATTAAAGCAATTACGCAAACTTCAAAGACTTACAGTTTTGAACTCAAATACAGAGATACTACCTCTTATTGTGGTATCAATCTTGGCAAAAGTACTTGGTGGTTCTGAGACTATATCTGTCTTCGCAGAAAAAAAGTTTTATTACTCGGTTAAGCGTAGATGAAGTAAAGTCTCTAGCTTCAAACTTTGAAGTGCAGGAAGTATCAGCTTCTCTGGGGGATGCCGCATCAAAAGTAATTATTTCTTCTGCCAGCGATTTCGATAAGCTGACATTACTGATTCTCAGATGTTATGAGGTAGAAGCAGCCAAGCATCAAGCATTCACCCCAGATGTAATCAGAATGGAAAAATCAGCTTAACTCAAGGTATCTAATACAAAACTCCACCTACCCAACCATTTTTTGCTGTTTCCCATTCTGAGTGTTGAATATTTGTAGACAAAGGCAGATTGGGAATAACAGCATACTCAAAAGACAAAGTTATTAAACTAGTAGTGTACCAAGGTAACTTTGCTAAGTAAAACCTCTAATTGGTAAAATAGCCAAAAACGGGGTGTAACATGGCAAAAAAGTACATTGTTGACTTGAATGAAGATGAAGTTTCCCAACTGCAATCGATAATTAAGAAAGGTAAGCATAAGGCAAGAACCATAAGCCGTGCAAACATTCTTTTGATGGCTTCCGAAGGAGAAACGGATCAAGCGATCGCTAGCATAGTTAGAGCGCATGTTGCAACAGTGCAACGAATACGAGAAAAATTTGTCATTGGAGGGTTAGATTTTGCTTTAAAGGATGAAGTTCATCCACCAAAACATAAAAAATTAGATGAAAAGCAAGAAGCATTTTTGATTGCAACAGCTTGTTCTAATCCGCCAGAAGGAAGAGTGCGTTGGACAATGCAATTATTAGCAGATCATTTAGTGAACGTTGGTATCATAGATTCAATCTCAGATGAAACAGTACGTCAAACTTTAAAAAAAATGAAATTAAGCCTTGGTTGAAAGAACAATGGTGTATTCCTGAAGTTAACGCAGAATATGTTTTCCGAATGGAAGATGTGCTGGATTTATACAATGAGCCTTATGATCCTAAACGCCCTGTAGTCTGCTTTGATGAACGTCCATACCAATTAGTAGAAGAAGTAAGACTTCCTTTGCCACCACAGCCAGAGCAACCTGAACGTTATGATTTTGAGTATAACGTAACGGGACAGTAAATTATTCGCATGTTTTCAACCCTTGGCTGGATGGCGGCATATCGAAGTACCAGAACGTCGAACTAAAGCCGATTTTGGCTAAACAAATGAAAAATTTAGTAGATGTTTCCTACCGAGATGCCGATGTTATTCGTTTAGTAGTTGATAACTTGAATATTCATACACCCAATGCATTATATGAAGTTTTTCCACCAGAAGAAGCACGTCGAATTATTCAAAAGTTAGAGTTTCACTATACTCCTAAACACGCTTCTTGGTGAGCCAGTGCGTTGGGCGGGTTCCCCGACTTGAAGCAACTGGCGAACCCGAAGGGCTGAATCAGGTAGAAATCGAATTATCTGTTTTATCTCGCCAATGTTTAGAACGGCGTATTCCTAATGCAGAAACATTAACTTCTGAGATTGCCGCTTGGGAGAAAAAACGTAATCAGCAAAAAGCTAGTGTTTATTGGGGTTTTCAAACCAAAGATGCTCGCCGAAAAATGGAGCGTTTATATCCAAATTTAACATAGCAAAGTTAGCTTGGCAGACTACTAGTTGTCTCTCATAGAAGCCTTTAGTCGCTTGGGGGGAGGACATCTGTAAAGCCTTCTCTAGCCTACCAATCAACATACCTCTGGTAGTAGCTTTATCATCGAAGTGTACTATATTAGCCCATCCATCTAGCTCTAAATCAGCCCCATAAACCGCCTCAAACACTTGCCAGAATGCGAAGGATTTTTCCCTAGAGTTTTGAATAAACTGCCTAGCTTTCTTTCGCATATATTCAGCATTGTTACCTGCCTTTGGGTCACTGAATCGAGACTTATCGCCACCTAAAACAACCGGAGCAGCAAAGAAGTCTATGTGTCTTAGGTCATCTAAAAAGCGCTTCTCTTTGGCATCATCATTATCATCATCAAAGCTTGACTGAATATTTGTATCTGCGTTATTATTAAAGAAAGCCATTATTTGAATCCTTGGGCACTAAGCCCGGTTTTGTTTACTGTGAATATCGAACTTTAGGCAACTAGCTACGAACTAGTTGCCTATTTGGTTTCTGTGGGTTGTACTGGGAACCCTAAAGCCACTAACCTGATATATTCTGACTGCGAGTACCCAGCGATCGCTGCAAGCTGTTTAATCCTTAATACTTCCTGTTCAGTAGCACGGAAGTTAACCTTTGCTGTCCTAGTCATTTCTGTAATCCCCGTTGACCTTACTACTAATAAAATGTCAGGTCTGGATATCAACGGTAGAATCAGGGTTATAGCCTCTGGGTATTCCTGAGTTACCCTATGAAACCTTAAGAAAATCTAAAGATAATGAAATATTCCTATGATTCTAGGGGGGATAAGGGTACAACAGAGTACGCCTATAACTACTTTTGCAGAGATAGGCGGGGGTAGTTGAGATAACTTAGAAAGTCCCTAGAGGATATCCAGCGTGTTCGGCTAAGATTTTTACCTTTTTCTGTAGCTGATAAACCTGATCCTGAAGCTCTCTGATATCGTTCTGGGCTTGTTCTTGATCTTCTAATGACATTCCTGAACTTCCCCTAAGTATATCAAGTATTAACTGATGCTTGCTAATGCCCTTTTCCTGTAACTGTGCCTTAAGCTGTGAATCCAGGTCGTCAGGCAATCTCAGGGTCATATTAGCCATCGTGATGTATGTCTTATTTCTTAGCTGGTGATGTATTAATGATACCATAGTTAGTATCCTGGTGTCATTAGTAACTGACACATTATGCTATAAACTGGCACACACGGTTAACCCTTTTACAATCATTCTGGTATTTCTGTCTGACCTAAACTACCTGAGTCAGCCCTAAGCATCCTCAGGATAACTAGTAACGAATATGGCTGCCTTAAGTAACAGTGTTATCATAGTGACTGCAAGTACTTAATAACTATTTATGATAACCAAGATAATCTCTGGGCTGCTAGGGGTGTCCATAGTGCTGTCCAGTTCCTCTGTGCTAGCCAGGAATATCCTAATGGGAGTAACTAAAGATGGGGCTAAACTGTACGCTTTGACTAACTACCCACCTAACTCTGAGGATGATGGTATGGAGGGTTGGACATCCTTCACTTATGCCATAGAGGATGCCAAGGGCTACAGAGAAGTAAAAGCCTACACATCTTTCTGCAATGGTGGTAAGCTTCTGTCTCAGCCAGTTAAGGGTACTAAGGATACCTGAAAGCTCCCGGTTGGCATTCTGAAACACCTAGCGGCTCTGTAAGTGTGATAGCCGACAGTCAAGCTAGCCTAGACCTACTTAAATCAGTCTGCTACTTGGCGTATAACCAATATAGATAAATCAGTAACCAAAGAACCCCCCCAAAACGTTCTGAGGGTTCAGTCATTAGTCATCAGTTGTAACCTTTAGTCCTTGTGTGCATTCAGGTAGTCTGTTTTGGCTGATAAAGTACCGGACTTGGGCGGCCATAGAGAGTCCATTAATCGCTGAAAGGGCTTGTAGTTGGTGGTAAAGTTCATCATTTAGGGTGATAAGTAATCTTTTGGTTTTCATCAGCAATTCTCATTATGAGAATGGTTATCAATATGTTAAGAGCGAAACTAACCGATGAAGCCTGGGAGACGTTGAGAATTCTGCTGAATGATAAATTTGAACTAGGAGTGGCTACTTCAAACAGATTTTTAGACACAATGAACTACCAAGTAATACATGGCAATTCAAGCTAATTCCATGTATTACACGGAGTTGTAAGTATTCTCAAAAAGTAAGATGAATTTTCAGCTTGTGTTGGGATGAAATTCTAATTCCAGTCCGTGGATCATAAAGTTAAGCAGACTTTCCCAACTATCAAAATAAAGATAACGAGTTAAGGCGCGTAAATCATCAAAGAAGGTCTTGCGTGTTGGTAAATGCTGGCGGATAAATTGGTATTTCTCATCTATAATGTCAAGTAGAGTATGAAACAGAAATGCAAGGATATTAAAGGTTGCTAATAGGGAGGATAAATGCGTTTTCCCATGTCCGAAATTATGTTCTAAGTTGTAACCTTTGGTTTTAAGAGTGTTATTATTTTCGTTTTCTATTTTCCATCTGCTGCGACCATCTGACACAATCGCCTCAACATTAATATCTGTGATTCGATGATTTGTCGCAAAGGTATTTTTGTAGATTATAGTCCCATCAGAGCGAGTAATGGCCAATTCACACCAGTTTACTAATAAAGCATCCTCGCTATTCCGTAAAGGAATTTGGTTGACATAACGGTAGGTATAAATCTCATAGACTTTGCCCTTCCAATGTTTGACACTAAATGTATCAAGGGGCATTCCTTCTAACCATTCATAAAGTGTTTTATGGGATTTAGACCGACACACTAGAATGAAATTTAGTTTTTCTTGTAGTAATAATTCACATAAAGGTTGATGGCAATAAAGATCATCTCCTAAAATGGTAATACCAAGAGATGCGTACTGTTTGGCATATTTCTGAATCCAACGTTTTGCTGCCGCATTCTCACAATCCTGCTTTTGATATCCGTCTTGAGGGACAACAAACTCTGGTATTAACGGGATTACTTGAGAATTACTAGGACAAACAATTACTGGTGTCACCACAGTATGAAAATACTGAGTTGTTCCGTTTTTAAAAGTTCTGCTCGAACAGTGTTCACAGTGAATTTCATTGGAGCAAAAATATTCTGTTCCATCTAGAGCTATCAGCAAATTATTTTTAAAAGAACGAAATTTTGATAAGTGTTTACCATTCTCTAATGCTTTGAAAATCTTGGTAAACACCGGAAACACAACGGTTGGTTCTATCTCATCAAGTAAATCTCGGATATGGTTATCGCTTGGAATTTGGTGTACCCCAAACAAGCTTTGAGCATTATTATGTCCCTTACTATGTGCCATTGACCTTTGATGGGCAAGAAAAGAAGGACTCTGAGTAAAAAATATGGAGAATGCGCTTAATGCTGCATCACTCATTTGATAGCGTTTGTTTTTGCCTGTTCGCTTATCAGGTAAATCTTTCAGGATTGACTGAAAGTATTGTACTATTTCGTCAAAAATTCCTGGCTGATTCAAAAAAGCTCCTGCGTTCGCGAGTATTGAGATACAAAAACCATACCTTTAACTGAAAATTTTGCATAGATGCTAATGATAGTTATAATCATTCTCATGATGAGAATTGCTGGGTTTTCATAGCTGCGCTATCTGGGGCGAGTCGATATCTGAAGGGCTACAAGGTGAGAATGTGAAGCCTTATGCGTTTACTTTGGTACGACCAGTCTGCCCGATGCTATTAGTCCATCTGATAATCCAGTAACCTGCTTGATCGTATTCTTTACCCTTATGCGTCCAGCCCCGATAAATACTGCCCTGCTGCCATTCCATGAACTCAGGGTCATCTAGTAGTCTGCCAAGCTAACTTTGCTATGTTAAATTTGGATATAAACGCTCCATTTTTCGGCGAGCATCTTTGGTTTGAAAACCCCAATAAACACTAGCTTTTTGCTGATTACGTTTTTTCTCCCAAGCGGCAATCTCAGAAGTTAATGTTTCTGCATTAGGAATACGCCGTTCTAAACATTGGCGAGATAAAACAGATAATTCGATTTCTACCTGATTCAGCCCTTCGGGTTCGCCAGTTGCTTCAAGTCGGGGAACCCGCCCAACGCACTGGCTCACCAAGAAGCGTGTTTAGGAGTATAGTGAAACTCTAACTTTTGAATAATTCGACGTGCTTCTTCTGGTGGAAAAACTTCATATAATGCATTGGGTGTATGAATATTCAAGTTATCAACTACTAAACGAATAACATCGGCATCTCGGTAGGAAACATCTACTAAATTTTTCATTTGTTTAGCAAAATCGGCTTTAGTTCGACGTTCTGTAACTTCGATATGCCGCCATCCAGCCAAGGGTTGAAAACATGCGAATAAATTTACTGTCCCGTTACGTTTATACTCAAAATCCTAACGTTCAGGTTGCTCTGGGCTGTGGTGGCAAAAGAAGTCTTACTTCTTCTAC
The Nostoc punctiforme PCC 73102 genome window above contains:
- a CDS encoding type I restriction endonuclease; translated protein: MGFTEDIVKLSEQVRKRFDQVVGEEATKMALIVPFLSALGYDVYDPSEVMPEYVADFATRRAGQFEKVDYALAINGTKVMLVEAKARGQKAEAHDGQLSKYFNALLTTKVAIVTNGIEYRFFTDLRDKNVMDKEPFFTFNILEYDSKDIDNLKFFHRDNFDIIAITSHAEEMVYVKGMTQLVGNLLRSPSEEFIRFLVSELRSSDRRYEFQGKINARIIEKFKVIVKKSIQGSLLDLMTSSLSREMSQPVQVEVEAEIEEEEQPQDPQESRIVTTAEEIEAFEKIKAITQTSKTYSFELKYRDTTSYCGINLGKSTWWF
- a CDS encoding plasmid mobilization protein, yielding MTRTAKVNFRATEQEVLRIKQLAAIAGYSQSEYIRLVALGFPVQPTETK
- a CDS encoding CopG family transcriptional regulator translates to MVSLIHHQLRNKTYITMANMTLRLPDDLDSQLKAQLQEKGISKHQLILDILRGSSGMSLEDQEQAQNDIRELQDQVYQLQKKVKILAEHAGYPLGTF
- a CDS encoding ISNCY family transposase — protein: MVQYFQSILKDLPDKRTGKNKRYQMSDAALSAFSIFFTQSPSFLAHQRSMAHSKGHNNAQSLFGVHQIPSDNHIRDLLDEIEPTVVFPVFTKIFKALENGKHLSKFRSFKNNLLIALDGTEYFCSNEIHCEHCSSRTFKNGTTQYFHTVVTPVIVCPSNSQVIPLIPEFVVPQDGYQKQDCENAAAKRWIQKYAKQYASLGITILGDDLYCHQPLCELLLQEKLNFILVCRSKSHKTLYEWLEGMPLDTFSVKHWKGKVYEIYTYRYVNQIPLRNSEDALLVNWCELAITRSDGTIIYKNTFATNHRITDINVEAIVSDGRSRWKIENENNNTLKTKGYNLEHNFGHGKTHLSSLLATFNILAFLFHTLLDIIDEKYQFIRQHLPTRKTFFDDLRALTRYLYFDSWESLLNFMIHGLELEFHPNTS